The Suricata suricatta isolate VVHF042 chromosome 3, meerkat_22Aug2017_6uvM2_HiC, whole genome shotgun sequence genome contains the following window.
agtcatgatctcacggttcatgggttcgagccccacatcaagctctgtgctgacagctcagaacctggagcctgttttagattcgttgtctccctctgtctctgcccctcccttgttcgcactctgtctctctctgtcttaaaaataaataaacattaaaataataataataataataaataaacgtacaGAGAAAGCATCAGTAAGTTAGAAATGAAACAACAACTTAAAGGAAAATTCAAaggaataataatacaaataaaaatttaaacaacaatatggggggaaaaaaccaaccCTAGAATGAATCCATTCATTCACACATACATTAactctttgaaaacattaaacaaaacttaCAAACTACTAtatgaaccagaaaaaaaattaaacacaaatatacataGTACAAAATGACACAGAATCTAACCATTTCTAAGATATTTTCAAAGTCAGAACACTTAgtacacattttataaagaattttcaaAGCCTAGCTGAAACGAATAATTTTGTAGAAAACTAAATTCCAGATGTGAtccactcaaaataaaaatggtcttAGAGGTCAATATTTTAGAAGGAACATTACTATGGGGCTCTCCCTCAGAAAAGACACCGTGCTTCTATTATTTCACAGAATTTCAACAAACTTTCAAACATGAAATGATCTCTTCTAACACAATAGCAACTCAATAAATCCTTCTTTAAGGAACAGAGGAATACCCATTCTTTTGCAtatgcagttctctttttttcaaatacaatttattctcaaattggtctccatacaacacccactgctcatcccaacaagtgccctcctcaatgccgaTCACACNNNNNNNNNNNNNNNNNNNNNNNNNNNNNNNNNNNNNNNNNNNNNNNNNNNNNNNNNNNNNNNNNNNNNNNNNNNNNNNNNNNNNNNNNNNNNNNNNNNNTTTCAACAAACTTTCAAACATGAAATGATCTCTTCTAACACAATAGCAACTCAATAAATCCTTCTTTAAGGAACAGAGGAATACCCATTCTTTTGCAtatgcagttctctttttttcaaatacaatttattctcaaattggtctccatacaacacccactgctcatcccaacaagtgccctcctcaatgccgaTCAcacactttcccctctcccccatccaccctcaatttgttctcagtatttaacagtctctgatggtttgcctctctccctctctgtaactttttttcctccttccccttgtGCATGGACTTCTGTGAGGTTTCTCCAGATTCACATatcagtgaaaatatatggtatctgagaaaaactctttttaaaCTTCAACTTATGTAATGCTAAAAGAATCTTTCAGAAATgtcaataaaatgcaaaaaactaaatgaatagaaaaaatacacCTCTGAATGAGAAAACTGGAAACTAAGCTTAAAGATAATGAGAGATTCCCAGAGTAGCAAGTAACCAAAACTTggactataaaatgaaaattttactgaaaacaaaaacacagttaaaaatattagaaaaccaacaaatggaaaattactcaaaaattatcaaaatgttaatACAAACTTATTACAAGCTGATGGATAAAGTAACTAGAACTCTAAAGTAGGAAATGGTATactgtttataaaagaaaaggtgCACAAAAGGCATACAATTCACTGaatagttaaaatttaattttaatgaaataatttagtTAAGAGGATATGAAGTCTGGATCATTACCCTTCGAAGGGCTGACTTGAACTCCTGATTTCTCAGACTATAAATCATTGGATTGAACAATGGGGTCAGGATGGTGTAGGACACAGATATGAGGGTGTCTTGACTTGAGGAGTAGTTGGACTTGGGCCTTAAGTAGATGAAAGAGGCACAGCCATAATGAACGGTCACCACAATCAGATGGGaggcacaggtggagaaggccttgTACCTGCCAGTGGATGATGGGATCTTCAAAACGGCCAAAATGATACGAATGTAGGAGATCAGGATAAGTAGCAGAGGGATGACCAAGACAAACACCCCAATCATGAATATGACCAACTGACTGAGACGTGAGTGATGAGATGCCACCTTGAGGACAGGGGCGATGTCACAGAAGAAGTGGTGGAGCTGGTTGGAGGAGCGGAAGGGCAGGTGGAATACCAGGGAGGTGACAATCTGTGCAACAGTGAAGCCACAGGCACAGGCAGCAGCCACGAGTCCCACACACACCCTGGGGCCCATGAGCTCCGTGTAGCGCAGAGGGTTAcagatggccacgtagcggtcataCCCCATGGCTGCCAGCAGGAAGGAGTGAGAGCAGCCGAGGAAGAGGAAGGTGAACATCTGGATGGCACAGCCCAGGAAGGAGATGGTCTTCTTCTGGGCCAGCAAGTCAACCAGCATCTTGGGTACAATGACGAAGGTGTAGCAGGTCTCAGAGCAGGAGAGGACggcaaggaagaagtacatgggggtgtgaaGGGCTCTGTCTAGCACGATGGTGGAGATGATGATGGCATTGGTGCCCAGAGTGAAGAGGTAGAGGGGCAGGAAGACAACAAAGAGCAGCCGCTGCAGCCCGGCCAGAGAAGAGAAGCCGAGGAAGATGAACTCCCTCACCAGGGTCTCATTGCCTCGCTCCATGGGTAGCACATCCAGAAGGGAGAGTCAAGGACAGTGATGGAGGCCAGGACCCCGGAAATGTATGGAAAACTCAGCACAAAATCTGCAGGCGACAAGAACGGCCTTCCTCCTCAGAAAGGTCTGCTAAGAAAAGAATTAAGGCTAAATATACAACAGAAGAACTGATGGTCAATTAGGAGGTGTTCTTTAAGACTAAGACCCTGTTATCTCTCTAGCCAGGATTAAGGGactgtctctttccctttgtgtctTACTAGGGATTATCGTGTTTGTCTTGCTCTCTACAAGCCCAAAGAAACTAGCTCTCCACAAACACAAACTGTGTTTAACTTCAGGCATCTGAACtaggaatgaaggaatgagtgCTGTTTGGCTCAGCATACGAACCTCAGTTTATCTAACCATAAAATGGGAAGTGAGAGGAAGAATTAGATGATGTCCAGCAATTGTCTGAGGGGAATTGTGTTTGTTGATGACTTATTATATGCTGCGATACATGGTAAGCACACTGTATATCGATGTCGATTATTCATCACACAATCTTATGGCAGGACCCAAAACAATAAGGAAAGAAACACCATTAGTCTTATTTCTGACAGACTGTCCAAACCAGCAATTAGGGACTTTATTGGAAGCTCTACACTGGAGCCCTGAGCCAAGGGTGGAAGAGAAGACAGCACTGGTTTAAAGAAGAATGTCTCCTTTCCTAGGAAGAGAAGAGTCAGCAGGGGGCTAGAAAGAGATTCATTACCTTTGTGGCATTTTTAGCTCACATTCCTTTTCCCACTTTCTATGCCTCAGAGAAGCTCAAGAACTGAGTTTTCCAAAAATGGCTCAGagctcatcacagagcctgagaaAGAACGGGACAATTGGTCAGTTTTCCAGGTTCAGTGCCCCACCCTAAATCACAGACTTTATGTCTTTTATCAATTATTATCAACAAGATTCCTTTGACTATTTGCCTACTAAACATAGTCTTCAAAATACTAGAGAGGATCATTTCTAAGGTATTTTTAGGGTttatacacataatttttattggGTGTATTTCCCAACGGTCCAAGTCTAGTGAGTGAAGAAAGTGTTCTCTGGAATCAAAATCACCCAGCTTTCATTTCTTGGCTGCATCCAATGTCTATTTACATTCTTTtcagtgtatttatatattttaagatcttTCATTGTTGAGGAATTATTTCCATCTGCTCccagaatttttttatgtttacattcCTCTAACCAATAGCAAACCTCAGATTTCTAGATATTAAGGTAAATGATGGGAAATTTCTGAAACCCATTGAATATACCCCCAGAATTTAGAGATAacacatttttgttctttcttgcaTGATAGAATCTGGttcaaaagttaaataaatataatcattccTTATTTGAAGTTAGTATTAGGATTTTCACACATGctggttttaaaattctttaaccaATAATGGGAATTTTTCATTCTGTAATTATGAAGTTGtttctgttaaataaaatatgaaatatgtatatacGATGTCTATCCCAGccatatacataagtatataatAGCTGTATGTTTTCtatactaagaaaaacaaaacaatgagacAATATCCATATGTGACACCGTCACCAGGACAAATGGATTTCTGTCTATTCCAAGACACTGAAGCAAATACAAATTCATGCTCATTACTTATCCTTATCCTAGGTCCATTCAAAGATCTTTCTGGATCCCTTTCACCTAACCCACGCCAAATTCCCACTATACCCTCACTCCACTGATATGGTTATGTGGAATTCTGGAAGCTTGAATTTTCTTGAATGTGCAAGGGTACCCAATACCAAAATGTTCAATACCAAATACCCAATCCCCAATACCAAATAATCTACCCACttgcaaataacaaaataatttttggtatCTACTCaataccaaaataatattttgggttCTTTGTCCCTCAGACCCATGAGAACTGCTTATTTTGGTCAAGTGGATTTGTTTACATACTATGAATATAACCACACCATCTAAATGAGTTGGGTGATCAGAATATATGCCCTTTTGGTGGTGTCTGGAAACTCAGAGAAAGCAGTCCTTGTCTGCCCAAGAAAACATCAGAGACCACCACAATGTGTTAGGTCTAGATGGATGGAAAGATATAAaggcagaaatattaaaaatgtcttccaGCCAAATAGCCATATGCTACAAAATTAAGGTAAAAGATCCCTCCATCTGGTGTGAGAAGACCTATATGTTAGGTCTAGCTTTGCACAACTTGGGCAAGGCACTTCATTTGGGTATTTGGTctctttactttaaaatgaaagaggCTGAGGTAAGCAATAACTGTAATGAACTGTGATTCCTTGGACAGGATCTCTCAGAAGGAGTTTTGACTTAGGGTGGGAGTGGAATACTGATTCCTAAGAGTCTTTTCCACCTAGGGAGCCCAAGGTTCTCTGAATGAGGATCCCTAAAGTGCCCTGATATTCTAGAACTAATGGGAGGAAGTCAGATTATGACACTTGCATACCTTATTTTTCTAACTCCTTAGATGTTATCCTTGGGATATTATGGAACCTGGATTTAAATAGTGACTCGACACATAAGGGTACTGGGTACTTCAAAAAAGAGGACAATTCTGTGCATTTGTGAGATGCAAAACATTTGGGAtactcagatatttatttttaaaaaagcttcaaTCAGTAAATGGAGAGAAACTATGAAGGCAGAATCAGATAGTACATAAGTAAGATTTATCTTCACTAAAAGAGAGACTAGGCATCAGCTCTCAAATGTAGCCAACAACAGTGGTCCATGAGtacacagcagagagagaagtggggaccCAACATCTGTTGGATTTCTGTCTATTCCAAGACACTGAAGCAAATACAAATTCATGCTCATTACTTATCCTTATCCTAGGTCCATTCAAAGATCTTTCTGGATCCCTTTCACCAAtcgaaaagaaaggaaaagaaaatctagcTAGGAACAAAACTGACC
Protein-coding sequences here:
- the LOC115286878 gene encoding olfactory receptor 10K1 → MERGNETLVREFIFLGFSSLAGLQRLLFVVFLPLYLFTLGTNAIIISTIVLDRALHTPMYFFLAVLSCSETCYTFVIVPKMLVDLLAQKKTISFLGCAIQMFTFLFLGCSHSFLLAAMGYDRYVAICNPLRYTELMGPRVCVGLVAAACACGFTVAQIVTSLVFHLPFRSSNQLHHFFCDIAPVLKVASHHSRLSQLVIFMIGVFVLVIPLLLILISYIRIILAVLKIPSSTGRYKAFSTCASHLIVVTVHYGCASFIYLRPKSNYSSSQDTLISVSYTILTPLFNPMIYSLRNQEFKSALRRVMIQTSYPLN